From the Montipora capricornis isolate CH-2021 chromosome 2, ASM3666992v2, whole genome shotgun sequence genome, one window contains:
- the LOC138033295 gene encoding uncharacterized protein translates to MADLPALRLAPYTPPFYYTACDYFGPYSVKVGRNKTAKHYGVVFTCLNTRAVHVEMAVDCSTMEFLQVLRRFFAIRGQPAVMISDNGSQFVGAERELGEMVRGLNREEIQNFCAEKGMHWKFTTPAAPHQNGCAEALVKTCKNALKRAIGSQLLTPFELYTVFLEVANLVNQRPIGRIPNDPDDGKYICPNDILLGRASSEVPQGPFKGTQNPRHRVEFLQKIVQSNWKRWNRDVFPSLVPRKQWQIERRNVKVNDIVTVADSNAVRGKWCTGRIMEVYPGPDGRVRNVKVKTSTGVYSRPVTKVAVICPAEEE, encoded by the coding sequence ATGGCAGATTTACCAGCACTTCGATTAGCCCCATACACTCCACCATTTTACTACACGGCATGTGACTACTTCGGGCCTTACAGCGTCAAGGTAGGACGAAACAAGACAGCGAAGCACTACGGTGTGGTGTTTACATGCTTGAACACAAGGGCAGTACATGTGGAGATGGCCGTTGACTGTTCTACCATGGAGTTTTTGCAAGTTCTCCGTAGATTTTTTGCGATTCGCGGTCAACCTGCAGTGATGATAAGTGATAACGGTTCACAGTTTGTCGGTGCGGAGAGGGAGCTGGGTGAAATGGTACGAGGTCTGAACCGAGAAGAGATTCAAAATTTTTGCGCAGAGAAAGGCATGCACTGGAAATTCACGACACCTGCTGCCCCTCATCAAAATGGCTGCGCAGAGGCGCTCGTCAAGACTTGCAAGAACGCTCTAAAGCGGGCCATTGGCAGTCAATTGCTAACACCATTCGAGTTGTACACGGTGTTTCTAGAGGTAGCCAATCTTGTTAATCAACGGCCAATCGGAAGGATTCCAAAcgaccctgatgatggcaagtACATATGCCCTAATGATATTCTCCTTGGACGAGCGTCATCTGAAGTACCACAAGGACCATTCAAAGGAACACAAAATCCGCGCCACAGAGTTGAGTTTCTCCAGAAAATAGTTCAATCAAACTGGAAGCGTTGGAATCGAGACGTTTTTCCATCCCTAGTACCGAGGAAGCAGTGGCAAATTGAACGACGAAACGTGAAAGTCAACGACATCGTTACAGTGGCTGATAGTAATGCCGTTCGAGGCAAGTGGTGCACAGGCAGAATCATGGAAGTCTACCCAGGACCGGACGGTCGAGTACGAAATGTCAAAGTCAAGACGTCGACTGGCGTCTACAGTCGTCCTGTTACTAAAGTTGCTGTGATTTGTCCTGCGGAAGAAGAGTGA
- the LOC138033304 gene encoding uncharacterized protein yields the protein MAEDALKAAKTDRRTAKSAFTRCGKSLAKLIESKRPEQEVREGLNKLQLVFDSLVAKHESYSRLIEDDEEYEHEEIWIESCHEEFMTMELSAKMYMDNFLSKGENPSKVHDISDIQSTSVTELGSEGMSNITAKDSAPETSSNGNDNPVSAFQATNEISEVPGGGVSGNELAGVNPDKSDDKVISPDAANHPGITCGFKMEKPKMPKFAGDVREYAIFRSDFKHTIESKYSKRDAITFLRSCLQDKPLALIKGIGSDYDAAWEYLDSIYGDPRFVSDTVAQDIVKFRSLQPGEDARFCDLVHLVNRSYNTLNEVGNQNDMNNSHMLSIIEQKMCPDDRKVWSRDLERQGEKATLEKLMKWMTVEMKSRMRATAPLRSASHQRSINHVRVDESSRKIRHKCWYCKNSSHWPDQCHKFAALSVEERLKTAKENHVCFSCLKPAGREHRSDNCSRRQKCTRTENGKECTYFHHPLLHRSTTVKVSVTSLASQREVLLPVLRVNIHGQNGFQKQGNVLLDSGAQVSLVREATATMLGLKGKDMSVTIRKVGGEEETIKTKVYKVPVSSPDKAQMFSIKAISIPSISEDVSAVQVKPMTRLLGLESEKIWRGQGAIDLLIGIDHAHMHTGQTKQSGHLVARNTPLGWVIFGSSSEDVPVSGLICHVQLATPVDISDFWRTEVMGVEVKPCVCDADKLTQMEREEAEIISESCQKRDSQWMVPYTCKKDPILLPNNKSLAMKRLESTEKRLKKNPELAAAYDKQMKEMSDMNFSRKLSKEELEKYTGPVHYIPHHAVIRPESKSTPVRIVFNSSSVYQGHALNDFWLKGPDLLNSLFGVILRFREREVALIGDISKMYHRVLIPERDQHVHRFLWRNFNTQREPDVFVKTVLAFGDKPAPAMVQTALRKTAEEKRDEYPEAAETLIKNSYMDDICDSVDTVKQAKKLTQDIDKVLESGGFAVKGWTSNKAFTETQNLEIGFKTPQAEREGRGLGLVWNCNTDEFRFKVKREFLSPTDPSVHLKPKITKRRILSQVARIYDPIGFAASFIIRAKIGMQELWKLGLNWDDELPCNVQEKWIQLFTEMKELDGIGFKRCLVPPEADELPSLCVFADASQEAFGACAYIRQKTKENTHEVTFVAAKSRVAPLKQLTIPRLELQAAVLASRLAKSILDESRIQFESVKFLTDSSITLAWIQCASRSFKPFVSSRVGEIQSKSDPSQWKHIPSEENVADDLSRGLRVQQLTGRWMNGPRFLTLPEEQWPVQTVMPSPAEHNMERRHVNAVSAASQVDIGNVIDPKVFTRWRKLIRVTT from the coding sequence ATGGCAGAAGACGCTCTGAAAGCCGCGAAAACCGATCGGAGAACCGCGAAATCAGCTTTTACTCGGTGCGGAAAATCTTTGGCAAAACTAATCGAAAGTAAAAGACCAGAGCAGGAGGTAAGAGAAGGCTTAAATAAACTGCAGCTAGTCTTTGACAGTCTTGTAGCAAAACACGAGAGTTATTCGCGTCTAATTGAAGATGACGAGGAATATGAACACGAGGAAATTTGGATAGAAAGCTGCCACGAAGAATTTATGACAATGGAGTTAAGCGCAAAAATGTACATGGACAACTTTTTAAGTAAAGGGGAAAATCCTTCGAAAGTTCATGATATCTCAGACATACAAAGTACGAGCGTTACAGAATTAGGAAGTGAAGGAATGTCAAATATTACCGCAAAGGATAGCGCCCCAGAAACAAGttcaaatggcaatgataaTCCTGTTAGCGCCTTTCAAGCCACAAACGAAATTAGTGAAGTTCCTGGAGGCGGTGTCTCTGGAAACGAATTGGCGGGGGTAAACCCAGACAAAAGTGATGACAAGGTGATAAGTCCCGATGCTGCCAACCATCCAGGTATTACTTGCggttttaaaatggaaaaacCTAAGATGCCAAAGTTTGCTGGCGATGTAAGGGAGTATGCGATTTTTCGCTCAGATTTCAAACACACGATCGAGTCCAAGTACAGTAAAAGGGACGCAATAACTTTTCTTCGATCCTGCTTGCAAGATAAACCCCTGGCGTTAATTAAAGGGATAGGTTCCGACTATGACGCAGCATGGGAATATCTGGATTCTATCTACGGGGATCCAAGATTCGTGTCAGACACTGTTGCACAAGAtatagtgaaatttagatcctTACAACCGGGAGAAGACGCACGATTTTGCGACCTAGTGCATTTAGTTAACCGAAGCTATAATACCCTAAATGAAGTCGGAAACCAAAACGACATGAACAATAGTCACATGCTTTCAATCATAGAGCAAAAAATGTGCCCTGATGATAGGAAagtttggtcacgtgacctggaGCGACAAGGAGAAAAGGCCACTTTAGAGAAATTGATGAAATGGATGACTGTCGAAATGAAGTCACGCATGCGCGCTACTGCCCCATTACGATCTGCCTCACATCAGAGATCGATAAATCATGTTAGGGTTGACGAGTCGTCACGCAAGATAAGACACAAATGCTGGTACTGCAAAAACTCATCCCATTGGCCTGACCAGTGTCACAAATTCGCCGCGCTCAGCGTGGAAGAGCGTCTGAAGACCGCCAAAGAAAATCATGTTTGCTTCAGTTGCCTAAAACCAGCCGGACGAGAGCATCGAAGCGACAACTGCAGTAGGCGGCAAAAGTGCACCCGAACCGAAAATGGAAAAGAATGCACATATTTTCATCACCCACTGCTTCACAGAAGTACGACAGTTAAAGTAAGCGTTACATCACTTGCCAGCCAACGCGAAGTTCTTTTGCCCGTGTTAAGAGTCAATATCCATGGTCAAAATGGTTTCCAAAAACAAGGAAACGTTCTGCTCGATTCAGGAGCTCAAGTGAGCTTGGTACGTGAAGCAACAGCTACAATGCTGGGACTGAAAGGAAAAGACATGTCGGTGACCATTAGAAAGGTTGGAGGGGAAGAAGAGACCATCAAGACCAAAGTCTATAAAGTCCCTGTATCATCGCCTGACAAGGCACAGATGTTTTCCATCAAAGCGATAAGTATCCCTTCCATAAGTGAGGATGTATCAGCAGTTCAAGTCAAACCAATGACCAGACTCCTTGGGCTTGAAAGTGAGAAAATTTGGAGAGGTCAAGGTGCCATCGACCTTCTGATAGGGATCGATCACGCACATATGCACACAGGCCAGACAAAACAATCTGGGCATTTAGTCGCAAGAAATACCCCGCTGGGATGGGTGATATTTGGTAGTTCATCTGAAGATGTACCAGTCAGTGGCCTAATCTGTCACGTCCAGTTAGCAACACCAGTGGATATATCGGATTTTTGGAGGACCGAGGTGATGGGAGTTGAAGTTAAACCGTGTGTCTGCGATGCCGACAAACTGACGCAGATGGAAAGAGAAGAAGCCGAAATAATTTCTGAGTCATGTCAAAAGAGGGACAGCCAATGGATGGTACCTTACACTTGTAAAAAGGATCCGATATTGTTACCAAATAACAAATCGCTGGCGATGAAACGGCTGGAATCAACAGAAAAACGCCTTAAGAAGAACCCCGAACTAGCGGCGGCATATGACAAGCAAATGAAAGAGATGAGCGACATGAATTTCTCAAGAAAGTTATCGAAAGAAGAATTGGAGAAGTACACGGGACCAGTGCATTATATACCGCACCACGCTGTTATTCGACCCGAAAGCAAAAGCACTCCTGTAAGAATAGTGTTTAATTCCTCATCAGTTTATCAGGGACACGCCCTTAATGACTTCTGGCTAAAGGGACCCGATTTGCTGAACAGTTTGTTTGGAGTCATCTTAAGATTCCGAGAAAGAGAGGTAGCACTGATCGGGGATATATCAAAAATGTATCACCGTGTGCTTATCCCGGAAAGAGATCAGCATGTTCATCGCTTCTTGTGGAGGAACTTCAACACACAGAGAGAGCCTGATGTGTTCGTGAAGACAGTTCTTGCATTTGGGGACAAGCCAGCACCAGCCATGGTACAAACAGCGTTAAGAAAGACAGCTGAAGAGAAAAGAGATGAATATCCTGAGGCAGCCGAGACTCTCATCAAGAATTCTTACATGGACGATATTTGTGATTCCGTAGACACCGTGAAGCAAGCCAAGAAACTAACCCAAGATATAGATAAAGTTCTTGAGAGCGGAGGATTTGCTGTGAAAGGGTGGACATCGAACAAAGCCTTCACAGAAACGCAGAACCTCGAAATAGGATTTAAAACCCCCCAGGCAGAAAGAGAAGGAAGAGGTCTAGGATTGGTGTGGAATTGCAACACAGATGAGTTCAGGTTCAAAGTTAAGCGGGAATTTCTGAGCCCAACAGATCCTTCAGTGCACCTCAAGCCGAAGATCACTAAACGAAGAATCTTAAGTCAAGTAGCCCGTATTTATGATCCCATTGGATTCGCCGCTTCCTTCATTATCAGAGCCAAGATCGGGATGCAAGAGCTGTGGAAGCTTGGCCTTAACTGGGATGACGAGCTTCCATGCAATGTGCAAGAAAAATGGATTCAGTTATTCACGGAAATGAAAGAGCTTGACGGAATTGGTTTTAAAAGATGCTTGGTTCCTCCCGAAGCTGACGAATTGCCGTCGTTGTGCGTTTTTGCTGACGCGTCACAAGAAGCATTTGGTGCGTGCGCATACATCCGCCAGAAGACGAAAGAAAACACCCATGAAGTAACCTTTGTAGCAGCCAAATCAAGAGTAGCACCTCTGAAGCAACTCACCATCCCACGCCTGGAATTGCAAGCTGCAGTTCTCGCCTCACGCCTCGCGAAATCCATATTAGACGAAAGTAGAATACAATTTGAATCTGTCAAGTTTCTGACTGATAGTTCTATCACTCTGGCATGGATTCAATGTGCTTCCCGGAgctttaaaccgtttgtctcgTCGAGGGTCGGGGAGATTCAAAGCAAGTCAGATCCAAGTCAATGGAAACACATACCCAGTGAGGAAAATGTAGCCGACGATTTATCAAGAGGACTACGTGTGCAACAGCTGACAGGAAGATGGATGAACGGTCCAAGGTTTCTGACACTCCCTGAGGAACAATGGCCAGTCCAAACAGTTATGCCAAGCCCAGCAGAACACAACATGGAACGTCGCCATGTTAATGCAGTCAGTGCAGCATCACAGGTTGATATTGGAAATGTAATCGATCCGAAAGTTTTTACCCGTTGGCGGAAACTGATACGCGTAACGACATAG